A stretch of Lathyrus oleraceus cultivar Zhongwan6 chromosome 6, CAAS_Psat_ZW6_1.0, whole genome shotgun sequence DNA encodes these proteins:
- the LOC127095801 gene encoding ubiquitin-like domain-containing protein CIP73 produces MIRHIAFQIHYINFTLQKYQLLLFFTNSITISHAHVQNEEAVKSSGGEGIIVREHDSQGFGITSDSSGVSDPNRPISDQTGLRGLLDRLRNTFGFPTSVSLGSLQPPVIPDSLTALSQYLSHMSHEFDIIVREGENNAQAAEAHSNGEMGSVSSRLGSTPESFLSLASLAEVLRSTSRMITEQAGECILQLARQLENQADVTDAQLRSTAQSRALATGVLFYNLGTFLLELGRTTMTLRMGQTPFEAVVNGGPTVFISPSGPNHIMVQLWCCPCRSCTV; encoded by the exons ATGATTCGTCATATAGCATTTCAAATTCATTACATAAACTTTACATTACAAAAATATCAACTGTTATTGTTCTTTACAAATTCCATAACAATTTCACACGCGCATGTCC AAAATGAAGAAGCCGTAAAGTCCAGTGGTGGTGAAGGGATTATTGTCAGGGAGCATGATTCCCAAGGCTTTGGAATAACTTCAGATTCTAGTGGAGTATCAGACCCGAACCGTCCCATATCTGATCAAACTGGTTTACGTGGTTTGTTGGATAGATTACGAAATACTTTTGGATTTCCGACATCAGTTTCTCTAGGGTCTTTGCAGCCTCCTGTCATTCCTGATTCTTTGACAGCTTTGTCCCAGTATCTAAGTCACATGAGCCATGAATTTGATATAATTGTCAGAGAAGGGGAGAATAATGCCCAAGCAGCTGAGGCTCATAGTAATGGTGAAATGGGATCTGTTTCTTCACGTTTGGGTTCAACACCGGAAAGTTTTTTATCACTCGCATCCTTGGCAGAAGTCTTGCGTTCTACCAGTCGAATGATCACTGAACAAGCTGGGGAATGCATACTTCAACTGGCAAGACAACTGGAGAATCAAGCAGATGTAACTGATGCACAATTGAGATCAACCGCCCAATCTAGGGCTTTGGCGACTGGAGTATTGTTTTATAACCTGGGCACATTTTTACTTGAGCTTGGTCGAACAACCATGACATTGCGTATGGGTCAAACACCGTTTGAAGCTGTTGTTAATGGTGGACCCACAGTTTTTATATCACCTAGTGGTCCTAATCATATCATGGTTCAGCTTTGGTGTTGTCCCTGTAGAAGTTGCACGGTCTGA